In a single window of the Raphanus sativus cultivar WK10039 chromosome 9, ASM80110v3, whole genome shotgun sequence genome:
- the LOC108828352 gene encoding putative U-box domain-containing protein 50, translating to MRVSGCFLSQLIRYKKSIIFSSQYTIIHRNEIKTLSSKAIHQEQNTNSFIIKKMEEVQNQVLEEASRMEKVYIAVGSDLQEGFKTIDWAIKKWNNTPISIVLLHFCNILQDFVYTPFGKLPASSVSEEKLEVLRKYEDQKTNKLLSNYVTFCGKLQVKAELLKVEKQDDSIQMLILDLISNLKITKLVMGITFMRSSSSSSSWKSKSAISGSFYVYQNKPEFCEFYIICGGKMVMLKRENDVNNNIRSWIGKMFHDPERNLDRSSSSNDSSTSSGSPWDKNLQEMESYFQQLLSLNLEEDDVEETEEEDEEEVALDVLQHMNVAEKLEYVRRKVNEAKLMIEENMREVKVNSERSDKAEWEISLCNCRIEELEAGIKEETERREKLQVTLDSDKECIQEAKNDVQKGKTKLVPLGELQEELSSKAKTIMEAKSQAEAELEKVVLKKGEMMTEIEKLRNQRDVFNLRIEFCKEKRLLDSKCGYREYAAEDIKLATESYSDRLRLKSGGNWTNVYRGRIKHTTMAVKVIGDSLSDEDFRAEVKLLSEIRHPNLVAIAGFCPEKPKCILFEYMHNGNLRDNLFTSQRKSRRSKILTWHNRIRIAHQVCSGLGFLHSVKPKPIVHGRLTPSKILLDRNFVPKITGFGGLVMHQTDTKPDVLAFGVLLLHLLTGRNWPGMLKAMSMNQASIIRDLDQTAGKWPLELAKEFGALAVKCCSVNRGGNMDFTTKEIMQELGKIMEKANQFRITGGYEEATSSNINEADPNDIPSVFTCPILQEVMKNPHVAADGFSYELEAIEEWLSMGHDTSPMTNLILDYQVLTPNHTLRALIQDWHSKKAAQASSY from the exons atGCGTGTTTCCGGCTGTTTCCTTAGTCAACTAATAAGATACAAAAAGTCAATAATCTTTAGCTCTCAATATACGATTATACATAGAAACGAGATCAAAACTCTGTCTTCAAAAGCCATACATCAAGAACAAAACACAAATAGTTTCATCATCAAGAAGATGGAGGAAGTCCAGAATCAAGTATTGGAAGAAGCATCAAGAATGGAGAAAGTCTATATAGCGGTAGGAAGCGATTTACAAGAAGGTTTCAAAACAATCGATTGGGCTATAAAGAAATGGAACAACACaccaatctccattgttcttcTCCATTTCTGCAACATTTTACAAGATTTCGTCTACACCCCTT TTGGAAAGCTTCCAGCAAGTTCTGTAAGTGAGGAGAAGCTTGAAGTACTCAGGAAATACGAGGACCAAAAGACCAACAAGCTGTTGTCCAATTACGTTACCTTTTGTGGAAAG TTACAAGTGAAAGCAGAGTTACTCAAGGTGGAGAAGCAAGATGATTCAATACAAATGCTAATCTTAGACTTGATCTCAAACCTCAAGATCACAAAACTCGTCATGGGAATCACTTTCATGagatcttcatcatcatcttcttcatggAAATCAAAGAGTGCCATAAGCGGATCGTTCTATGTATACCAAAACAAACCAGAGTTCTGCGAGTTTTATATAATCTGTGGAGGCAAGATGGTTATGCTAAAGAGGGAGAACGATGTGAACAACAACATCAGAAGCTGGATTGGTAAGATGTTTCATGATCCTGAGAGAAACTTAGATCGTTCATCTAGCAGCAATGATAGTTCAACGTCTAGTGGAAGTCCATGGGATAAGAATTTGCAGGAGATGGAGAGTTATTTCCAGCAGTTATTGAGTTTGAATCTTGAAGAAGACGATGtagaagaaacagaagaagaagatgaagaggaggTGGCACTAGACGTGCTGCAACATATG AATGTAGCAGAGAAGTTAGAGTATGTGAGAAGAAAGGTCAATGAAGCTAAGCTGATGATAGAGGAGAACATGAGAGAAGTCAAAGTCAACTCTGAGAGATCAGACAAAGCTGAATGGGAAATCTCTTTATGCAACTGCAGA ATTGAAGAGCTTGAAGCTGGGATCAAAGAAGAAACTGAGAGACGTGAGAAGCTTCAAGTGACTTTAGATTCTGATAAAGAATGTATCCAAGAAGCAAAGAATGACGTCCAAAAAGGCAAAACAAAACTAGTTCCCCTTGGTGAGCTACAAGAGGAGCTCTCAAGCAAGGCTAAGACAATAATGGAGGCTAAGTCCCAGGCAGAAGCAGAGCTAGAGAAGGTTGTGTTAAAGAAAGGAGAGATGATGACAGAGATTGAGAAACTCAGGAACCAAAGAGATGTTTTCAACCTTAGGATTGAGTTTTGCAAAGAGAAAAGGTTGTTGGACTCGAAGTGTGGGTATAGAGAGTATGCTGCAGAGGATATCAAGTTAGCCACAGAGAGTTACTCGGATCGTTTGAGGTTAAAATCTGGAGGTAACTGGACGAATGTGTACCGAGGGAGGATCAAACACACAACAATGGCTGTTAAAGTGATCGGTGACAGTTTATCAGATGAAGATTTCAGAGCAGAGGTTAAGCTTTTGAGTGAGATTAGGCATCCAAACTTGGTAGCTATTGCAGGGTTCTGTCCGGAGAAGCCTAAATGCATACTCTTTGAGTATATGCATAATGGGAACCTGAGGGATAATCTATTCACATCACAGAGGAAATCAAGAAGAAGCAAGATACTAACATGGCATAATAGGATTCGTATAGCTCACCAGGTTTGCTCCGGACTCGGTTTTCTCCACTCGGTTAAGCCTAAACCGATCGTCCACGGTCGTCTCACGCCGTCTAAGATCCTCTTGGACCGTAACTTTGTACCTAAGATAACCGGGTTTGGAGGACTTGTAATGCATCAAACCGACACAAAGCCTGATGTGTTGGCTTTTGGGGTTTTGCTTCTGCATCTCTTGACCGGGAGAAACTGGCCCGGTATGCTGAAGGCGATGTCGATGAACCAGGCAAGCATTATAAGAGACTTGGACCAGACAGCTGGTAAGTGGCCTTTGGAGTTAGCTAAGGAGTTTGGTGCACTTGCGGTGAAGTGTTGTTCGGTTAACAGAGGAGGGAACATGGATTTTACAACCAAGGAGATAATGCAAGAGCTTGGTAAGATCATGGAGAAGgctaatcagtttagaatcacagGAGGATACGAGGAAGCTACAAGCTCAAACATTAATGAAGCAGATCCAAATGATATACCGAGTGTTTTCACCTGTCCTATACTTCAG GAAGTGATGAAGAATCCACATGTTGCAGCAGATGGGTTTTCATATGAGCTTGAGGCTATAGAGGAATGGCTAAGC
- the LOC108828353 gene encoding uncharacterized protein LOC108828353, with protein MATEPIIQGAILLLTFVMFWALKYLSQQGLTKFRTKHRATLQTQRQLIQASRLLARARATPKKSQSQSLAKTALTEADDVIAISPDDAAGHIVRALSLDLLGHHTAALKSFDTALTYPRLKSLSVGERADALVKRAEMKVAVNRRRRNDSAIEDLEEATRLAAGTDTARIFRLLGECYEFKGLKEKAQWAFNEALKAQ; from the coding sequence ATGGCTACAGAACCAATCATCCAAGGAGCAATCTTGCTCCTAACCTTCGTTATGTTCTGGGCGCTCAAGTACCTCTCTCAACAAGGCCTAACCAAGTTCCGAACCAAACACCGAGCCACGCTCCAAACCCAGCGTCAGCTAATCCAAGCCTCTCGCCTCCTCGCTCGAGCCCGAGCCACCCCTAAGAAATCTCAATCACAGTCCCTCGCCAAGACCGCGCTCACCGAAGCCGACGACGTGATCGCGATCTCTCCGGACGACGCCGCCGGTCACATAGTCCGAGCCTTGTCTCTGGATCTGCTCGGCCACCACACCGCCGCTCTCAAATCGTTCGACACGGCGCTGACTTATCCGAGGCTGAAGTCGCTTTCCGTGGGGGAGCGAGCCGATGCGCTCGTGAAGAGAGCTGAGATGAAGGTCGCTGTGAATCGTAGACGGAGGAATGATTCGGCGATCGAAGATCTGGAGGAGGCGACGCGGCTCGCCGCCGGGACGGATACGGCGAGGATATTCCGTCTGTTGGGAGAGTGTTATGAGTTCAAAGGCTTGAAAGAGAAGGCCCAGTGGGCTTTTAACGAAGCACTGAAAGCTCAATAG